GTTTGAACTTCTTTTAATTGTGGTTTTTTAGCATTTAAAAACTCGCCAAGCATTACCCTCTCATATTTATTTAGATATTCCAATGCCATTTTTTGTGAGTTGAATTTTTCCAACGCATATTCATGACATTTTTTGTGAGAAAACTCATGTGCATGTTCAATAGCATTTGTCAATTCTTTTCTTTTATTTGATAAAAACCCAAAATCATCTGTTATCAATTCGGGCAGGGAGCCATAGGGTGTTCCAAAAACCGGACAACCGTAAAATAAACTCTCTGTAATGGCAAGTCCAAAAGGTTCATGCCAACGTACCGGAAATACAAGACCTTTGGAGGTATCCAATAACTCATTTTTCCTTTGCCCGCCAACCATACCATAAAAAGAAGCCCTTGAACTAAAGGTAAAACGCAATCCCATGTTAATATTAAACCTTACGCCTCCTATTATTTTTATTTTTTCCTGCCGGGTAGCAGTTACTGTTTTAATAGCCCCTTGTACATTTTTTACCCTCCACGCGGCATGGCCTAAAAAATGGAAATACTCTTTTTTAGAAAACGTAGGCTTCGAATAATCATCCCAGTCTAACCCATTATAAACAAAAGAATCCGAGTTATATCGGTTGGCATGATTTTTAGAAACAAAAATTACATTTTTATCATAATGGAATTGTTCATTTGTATTCCCATGAATGGTAATCACATAAGGTGTTTTGACTTTTTCAATATTTTTGATTTGCTCCTGAAAATGAATTACATCTATTCCCCGAGGTATCTGTTCCCAAATTTCTTTTGATTCATCTATAGGGATTACGGTTCCAAAATCACATGAAGACCCTTTTTTTACAAGATAGGTTACCTTGTGTTTAAGCCGAGCCAATTCCTTACCCAGATACCAAATAATGCGCTCCGTACCTCCGTACAATTTTACGGGAATAACTGCATTATGTACAATTAATATGTGCATTTACAGATGTAAAGACCGGATGATCCTTCTGATTTTGTTGTCTAATTCCAATTCAACGGTTTTTGCATTGTCAACTTTGTTCAAAGGAGCATGTACGCTAAAATAGAACTTTATTTTAGGTTCTGTTCCGCTGGGTCTTGCTGCTATTGTAGTAACATCTTCGGTATGATAAATTAAAACATTCGATTTCGGGATATCCATTATGGTTTCTTCTCCGGTAATTAAATTCTTCCGAACGGATGATTGATAATCACATAAAAAAGTGACTTTAGAGCCGTCAATTTCTTTTAGTGGATTATTTCTCAGATCAACCATCATTTGTGCAATCTGTTTAGCCCCGTCCATTCCCTTTTTAACTAAAGAAATCAGATGCTCTTTATAAAAAGAGTGTTTTGTGTATAAGTCCAGAAGTTCTTCATAGCAAGAACTGTTATTTGCTTTTGCATTCGCAGCAATTTCACATGCCAAAAGTGCAGCCGTAACCGCGTCCTTGTCACGAACAAAATCTCCTACCATATATCCAAAACTTTCTTCTCCGCCACCGATAAAATCCAGTTCGGGATAATCTACAATCATTTTGGCAATCCACTTAAAACCTGTTAATCCCACTTTGGTTTCAACACCATAACTTGTAGCGATATCATTTACAAGGTTTGTAGAAACAATGGTAGAGCCAACAAACTGTTTTCCGTTTAACTTCCCTTTGTTTTGCCACTGTTGTATCAGGAAATCTGTCATCAAACTCATGGTTTGATTTCCGTTTAATAATTTCATATTTCCATCCGTATCACGTACGGCAATACCAATTCTATCGCTGTCAGGGTCGGTTCCCAAAACTATATCGGCACCTATTTTTTCAGCCAGTGCTACTGCCATTTGTAATGCCTCGGGTTCTTCCGGATTGGGTGATTTTACCGTTGGAAAATCACCATTAGGCATTTCCTGTTCTTTTACAACATGTGCCTGAGTATATCCCGCCCTTTTTAATACTTCAGGGATTAATTTTATAGAAGTACCATGCAATGAGGTAAATACAATTTTTAAATGTTCACGCCCTTTAATATCAAAAGTGCCGTTTTTTACAGAAGATTTCCAAAATAATTCATCTACATCCGAGCCTATGTAGGATATCAAATCTTCATTAGCATTGAAATGAATATCAGCAAAATCCAGAGCGTTTACCATATCAATAATCCCTTTATCATGAGGGGAAACAATCTGACCGCCATCTGTCCAATATACTTTATATCCGTTATAATCCGGAGGGTTATGAGACGCGGTTAATACAATTCCGGCATGGCAATTTAATTCACGCACAGCAAAAGATAGTTCCGGTGTCGGGCGTAAATCCTCAAAAACAAATACCCGAATGTTATTTGCGGATAACACATCGGCAACTAATTTTGAAAACGCTTTACTATGGTGCCTGCAATCATAGGCAATGGCTACTTTAATTTCCTGATTGGGATAGCATTGATGTAAATACATACTAAGCCCCTGGGTAGCCTTTCCCAGCGTATACTTGTTAATACGATTAGTCCCAACACCCATAATTCCCCTCATGCCTCCGGTACCAAACTCTAAATTTTTATAAAACCGATCTGCCAGATCATCGGGTTTTGCATGAATCAAGTTTTGTATCTCTTGTTGAGTTTCAGTATCAAAGGTATCTGAAAGCCACATGGTTGCTTTTTCCATTATTTCTTTCATTGTTGTTTTTTAAAGGAATGATTTTGCAAAGTTAGCAATTTAGTTAGTGATTGAGCGTTTCTTTAACAGTGTAATGTTTTTCGCTGTTTTTTGATCCGGTAAGTAATTCTCCGATAAAACCTGCTAAAAATAACTGTGTACCTAAAATCATAGCCGTTAGTGCTATATAAAACCACGGATTATCAGTAATTAATATGGTTTTCAACCCCTGAGATAATTTATACAACTTCACAGCACCTATATATCCTGCGGAAAAGAAACCAAATACAAACATCAAGGTTCCCAAAAGACCAAAAAAGTGCATGGGTCTTTTCCCGAATTTTGATAAGAAAGAAATTGTAATGAGATCTAAAAAACCGTTTACAAAACGGTTCATGCCAAATTTGGTCTCGCCATATTTTCTGGCCTGATGTTGTACTATCTTTTCGCCAATAGTTGAATACCCTTCATTTTTCGCCAATACGGGAATATAGCGGTGCATTTCGCCACTTACCTTTATGCTTTTTATAACCGTATTCTTATATGCTTTTAAACCGCAATTAAAATCATGCAGTTGTAAACCGGAAGTTTTTCTGGCTGCCCAGTTAAATAGCTTGGAAGGAATATTTTTAGCAATCACATTGTCATACCGCTTCTTTTTCCAACCGGAGATCAAGTCAAAATTTTCCTTAGTGATGAGTCTGTACAATTCGGGAATTTCATCCGGCGAATCTTGCAAATCTGCATCCATAGTAATCACCACTTTCCCCTGAGCCAACTCAAAACCGGCATCTAAAGCCTGTGATTTTCCATAATTTTTTTGAAACCGAATGCCCTTTACAGAAGTATTTTCGAGGCCTAATGATGCTATGATTTTCCATGAGCTGTCAATACTGCCGTCATCAATAAAGATGATCTCATATAAAAACCGATTGGACTGCATCACAGATACAATCCAATCGTATAATTCCCGTAAAGATTCCTCTTCGTTTAATAAAGGTATTACTACCGATATATCCATGCGTTTAAGTTAAAGAAATTTGAAAGTAAAAAAGACGTGAACTTTTCAACTTTACCATGTTCTTACCGTCAATGTTAATACTGATCTTCTTCGGATTTTTTCATGATAGCCGAGGTAATTGCAGAAAATATAAAACCTGCAAAAGCACCTACAACAATACCTAAAGGTATGGAAATCAAAGGGTTTTGGAACTTTTTCTGCATTTCCATTCTGGATTCAATTTGCTCCTCTGTCAAACCTGCATCTAACAGGGATTCCTGTGTTTTTTCTGCCATTTGGTTCATAAAATCCGGTTCGATGAAGTTGATAAAAATTTGTTGATAAATGACGGCTATAATGACTCCGATAACCACAGTTCCAACACCCACTTTTACACCCTGTCCCCAGGACATAAAACCATTGTTATCTTTTTTAAATTTTTTAGTTGCTAACACTATAAAAACGATCATCACTACCAGACCGATAAGCATACCGCTAAAACCTTGATCCAGATGCTTGCCCATGGCGTACACTACCAGGCTGATTAAAATAGAGATCACTCCATAATAGAGCCCATAATTTAAAATTACACTTTTACTACTTGCTTGATTTTCCATTTGTTCTAAAATTTAGTTTTGTGATACAAACCTACATATTTTTTTCTTTTGAT
This window of the Flavobacteriaceae bacterium genome carries:
- a CDS encoding phospho-sugar mutase — encoded protein: MKEIMEKATMWLSDTFDTETQQEIQNLIHAKPDDLADRFYKNLEFGTGGMRGIMGVGTNRINKYTLGKATQGLSMYLHQCYPNQEIKVAIAYDCRHHSKAFSKLVADVLSANNIRVFVFEDLRPTPELSFAVRELNCHAGIVLTASHNPPDYNGYKVYWTDGGQIVSPHDKGIIDMVNALDFADIHFNANEDLISYIGSDVDELFWKSSVKNGTFDIKGREHLKIVFTSLHGTSIKLIPEVLKRAGYTQAHVVKEQEMPNGDFPTVKSPNPEEPEALQMAVALAEKIGADIVLGTDPDSDRIGIAVRDTDGNMKLLNGNQTMSLMTDFLIQQWQNKGKLNGKQFVGSTIVSTNLVNDIATSYGVETKVGLTGFKWIAKMIVDYPELDFIGGGEESFGYMVGDFVRDKDAVTAALLACEIAANAKANNSSCYEELLDLYTKHSFYKEHLISLVKKGMDGAKQIAQMMVDLRNNPLKEIDGSKVTFLCDYQSSVRKNLITGEETIMDIPKSNVLIYHTEDVTTIAARPSGTEPKIKFYFSVHAPLNKVDNAKTVELELDNKIRRIIRSLHL
- a CDS encoding DUF4199 family protein, whose protein sequence is MENQASSKSVILNYGLYYGVISILISLVVYAMGKHLDQGFSGMLIGLVVMIVFIVLATKKFKKDNNGFMSWGQGVKVGVGTVVIGVIIAVIYQQIFINFIEPDFMNQMAEKTQESLLDAGLTEEQIESRMEMQKKFQNPLISIPLGIVVGAFAGFIFSAITSAIMKKSEEDQY
- a CDS encoding glycosyltransferase, which translates into the protein MDISVVIPLLNEEESLRELYDWIVSVMQSNRFLYEIIFIDDGSIDSSWKIIASLGLENTSVKGIRFQKNYGKSQALDAGFELAQGKVVITMDADLQDSPDEIPELYRLITKENFDLISGWKKKRYDNVIAKNIPSKLFNWAARKTSGLQLHDFNCGLKAYKNTVIKSIKVSGEMHRYIPVLAKNEGYSTIGEKIVQHQARKYGETKFGMNRFVNGFLDLITISFLSKFGKRPMHFFGLLGTLMFVFGFFSAGYIGAVKLYKLSQGLKTILITDNPWFYIALTAMILGTQLFLAGFIGELLTGSKNSEKHYTVKETLNH
- a CDS encoding glycosyltransferase — its product is MHILIVHNAVIPVKLYGGTERIIWYLGKELARLKHKVTYLVKKGSSCDFGTVIPIDESKEIWEQIPRGIDVIHFQEQIKNIEKVKTPYVITIHGNTNEQFHYDKNVIFVSKNHANRYNSDSFVYNGLDWDDYSKPTFSKKEYFHFLGHAAWRVKNVQGAIKTVTATRQEKIKIIGGVRFNINMGLRFTFSSRASFYGMVGGQRKNELLDTSKGLVFPVRWHEPFGLAITESLFYGCPVFGTPYGSLPELITDDFGFLSNKRKELTNAIEHAHEFSHKKCHEYALEKFNSQKMALEYLNKYERVMLGEFLNAKKPQLKEVQTKKKLDWFE